The segment GTCTTGAGGAAACGCACGGCCTGCGAGCCGAAGGCGGCATAGCCGAACATGATCGTGAAATCGAGCCAGGCGAAGAGCAGCGCGAGGATGGCATATTGCGGCATTTGTGGCGCGGACGGATCGATGAACTGCGGCAAAAAGGCCGAGAAGAACAGATAGCCCTTGGGATTGGTCACCGCGACCATGAAGCTCTTCATTCCGATGGACAGCAGGGTTCCCTTCCCTTGCCCGGCATTGGCTTTGAGCATGCCGTCGATCGCTCCCTTGGAACGGAGCATCATGATGCCGAGAAAAGCGAGGTAGGCTGCACCCGCCCATTTCAACACAGTGAACCAGAATTCCGAGGCCGCCAGCAATGCGCCGAGCCCGATTGCGACCGCACCGATCAGCACGAAGTCCGACAGCACGGCACCAATCATGCCGGCGAGCGCCCGGCGCACGCCGTAGCGCGAACCGTTGGTCAACGCCAGCAGCACAGTCGGCCCCGGCGTTGCGATGCCTATGAAGGAGACGGTAGCAAAGGCAAGCAGCGTAGCGGTGTGCATGATTTCCTCCCCATGGTTGTCGGAAACTTGCATGCACCGCCGTGCTTGGCAAGCATGTGCAATAGGCTTCGACTATGTCGCGCCTCTATTTCTCCAGACCCGCATCCTTCGCCGCCAATGCGGCGACTGCCGACCAATCGAGATACTCGCCGCCGTGAGCGAGCAAGGTCAGGAAACGGTCGCGCAGCAGGCTTGCAAGCGGCAGCGGCACGTTCAGCGCTTCGCCGGCGGCGAGTGCCAGGCGGATGTCTTTCTGGCCGAGAGGTGCTGCAAAACCGGCCGGCTTGAATTTGCGATCGGCGATCAGGCCGCCATAGGTCTTGTAGACCGGTGCGTTGAACAGCGTCGACGTCAAAAGGTCGAGATATTCATGCCGGTCGACACCGCCCTTCTCCACCAGCGCCATGGCCTCGCCGAGCGATTCGATGACCGAGGCGATGAGGAAATTGCCGCTGAGCTTGACGAGATTGGCAGCCTTCGGCTCTTCGCCAAGGACGAAGGTGCGCTGGCCGATCGCCTCGAACAGCGGCGTTACGGCTTCGATGGCGCCGGGCTCGCCAGCAGCGGCCACGAAGAGTTTGGCGGCAGCCGCCGCTTCCGGACGGCCGAAGACCGGGGCCGCAATGAAACGCTGGCCGGCAGCCGCATGCTCTCTGGTCAGCCGTTCGGACAAGGCGATACTGATCGTGCTCGAAGAAATATGGATCGCACCCTTGCCAAGGCTCGCCAGCATGCCGCCGTCACTATCAACGACAGCCGACAGCGCATCGTCATTGGCAAGCATAGTGAATACCGCTTCGCCGCCACAGGCTTCGGCCACCGTCGCCGCAATCTTGGCACCCTGGCCGAC is part of the Rhizobium sp. CB3090 genome and harbors:
- a CDS encoding LysE family translocator, producing MHTATLLAFATVSFIGIATPGPTVLLALTNGSRYGVRRALAGMIGAVLSDFVLIGAVAIGLGALLAASEFWFTVLKWAGAAYLAFLGIMMLRSKGAIDGMLKANAGQGKGTLLSIGMKSFMVAVTNPKGYLFFSAFLPQFIDPSAPQMPQYAILALLFAWLDFTIMFGYAAFGSQAVRFLKTEGTKWLERACGGALLALAGSLALYRRAAS
- a CDS encoding NAD(P)-dependent oxidoreductase; translation: MKIGFIGLGQMGSAMAANLLKAGHEVAVYNRTRDKAEALVGQGAKIAATVAEACGGEAVFTMLANDDALSAVVDSDGGMLASLGKGAIHISSSTISIALSERLTREHAAAGQRFIAAPVFGRPEAAAAAKLFVAAAGEPGAIEAVTPLFEAIGQRTFVLGEEPKAANLVKLSGNFLIASVIESLGEAMALVEKGGVDRHEYLDLLTSTLFNAPVYKTYGGLIADRKFKPAGFAAPLGQKDIRLALAAGEALNVPLPLASLLRDRFLTLLAHGGEYLDWSAVAALAAKDAGLEK